The genome window tttatgtaattacaaattgaaaatgaattcgAATATGAATAACTAATCTCCtgtctatttaaattttatgtaattacaaatttaatataatggtaaatttgAACCTTGACCTctctaaaaatttattattcaattttggcCCCTGTTTGCCCCTGCTGtccttatattaaaaaaaaatcaatttgtagtaaaaaaatttgatccAAAAGTTTGTATCAACTCCACTTTAAGCTAAAATCAAGTGTCTAGGTAACTATGATCCTTTACCAGAATCATGAACCGTGTACTAATTCAATAGTTAACCCATGGCTTAcatagtttaataatttaataatcttGATGAAGAgattaaatggtaaaaataccATGGAGGCCCTTGTATTAGAAGTCGGCTTGCATTTTGTtctctctactaaaaaatggacaaattaatccccgtatattagatcaaagaccAAACCAATCCTTCTATTAAAAGTTCCATCAactttttactattaaaaactagtctTTGTACATTAGCATTTCGTTAGCTACGCccatttttaacagtagaaatggatggaatttttaatagaaatgaccattttactctttgatctaacgtacagggactgatttgtttattttttgagtaaaaggaGTAAAATGCGATCTGACTTCTAATACAGGGGCTTTTGTGGTAGTTTTACCgagattaaatatatattatggatACCTAGCAAACTGGAATTAAAAGGTCTCAAAGTTTGGCAGTAATAATAGCGTTCTAAAAtcacaacaaaacataaaaCAGAACCTTCGTTGAactttaaaacacaaaaaaacttCATAAATTCAGACAGTTTTACATTTcattatagatatatatatatatatatataaagtaccctcagctaccttattCCCTCacaaattaaatcattcattgtTCATCTTATAATATCATGGCTTACGAATATATATTTGGAATCTTTGCCTGTTTTcttggttttgttttgttttattacaaTACAAGAACCAACAAAACAGCGGCCGCGGCAGCGTCAACGGTGGTTTCGGCCCGTAATGGTGAGGGTACTGAGGGTACTGCAACtgatattattattgttggTGCTGGTGTTGCTGGTGCAGCTCTTGCTTATACACTTGGAAAGGTCCTTACATCACTTATTTCACCTTGTTGTAACATGTTTTCAATGGTAACATGTTTTCTTTTTCGGTTTATTGTACGATTCAGGACGGACGGCGAGTACGTGTGATCGAAAGGGACTTAAATGAACCCGATAGGATTGTTGGTGAACTTTTACAACCAGGGGGATAtcttaaattgattgaattaggCCTTGAAGGTATCCGAGAACGTCATGTCGGTTGTTGtgaggtaaaagtatcataaatGTTCTTCTATTAGAAGTCGGATTGTATTTCGTCCCTTGTACGTCAGAATGGACACGTTTATTCTGTCAGCCAtgtcagtttttaacaataaaaatagataaaatttttaacaaaaatgaccaatttgctctttgatctaacatacaatAACTAATAtgtctatttttttagtaaaggggACAAAACGCAATCTGACTACTAGTACAAAAGtttctatgatacttttacgTTGTTGTAATCTttgctctctctctctttttctggGTATTTAACATTGGCCTTTGGTGTTGTAGATTGCGTAGATGAGATTGATGCTCAACGAGTTTTCGGGTACGCTTTGTTCAAAGATGGAAAGAATACGAAGTTGTCTTATCCTTTGGAAAATTTCCATTCCGATGTTGCCGGACGAAGCTTTCATAACGGACGTTTCATTCAAAGGATGCGCCACAAAGCGGCTTCTCTTCCCAAGTAATAACGCTCTCTTATGTTATtccaacttttcattttttttttttttaatattcataaaaGATACACGTATTCATATACAGTGTGAGTTTAGAACAAGGGAGTGTCACATCtctaatagaagaaaaagggacTGTTAAAGGAATTCAATACAAAACTAAGGATGGTCAAGAATTTATGGCCTATGCTCCCCTTACGATCGTATGCGACGGTGGTTTCTCAAATTTAAGACGCTCTCTTTCTAATCCAAAGGTTAAGAATTTCTTGTTCGAATCTTGTTTACATCAAGCACTTGATCGATGATGTAACGATATTCGGTTTTTTCGTTTAGGTCGATGTACCTTCTTGTTTCGTCGGTTTGATTCTCGAGAATTGCGAGCTTCCGCATGCGAATCATGGACATGTTATAATAGCAGACCCTTCGCCTATCTTATTTTACCCTATTAGCAGCACTGAGATTCGTTGCTTGGTCGACGTACCCGGCCAAAAAGTACCTTCGGTTTCCAATGGTGAGATGGCTCATTACTTAAAAACTATGGTGGCTCCCCAGGTAACTCGGAGTTAGTTTATGTTCCGGTAAGTATGTTTCGAATCCCTAGGAACATTTAACTGATATTTTGGTCCAATTATGCATGTCAGATTCCTCCACAACTATACACGGCGTTTATCACTGCGGTCAACAAGGGAAACATAAGAACCATGACGAATAGAAGTATGCCAGCGGCTCCACAACCAACTCCGGGTGCACTTTTACTCGGTGATGCATTCAATATGCGACATCCTTTAACTGGAGGAGGAATGACTGTTGCTTTATCCGATATTGTTCTCTTAAGGGATCTTTTAAGACCACTCCATAATCTTCATGATGCATCTGCTCTTTGTAGATATCTCGAATCGTTTTACACCTTACGAAAGGTAAACTTCGAACATattcttaaaaattcatataatcaaAGCAAGTAAACACTTACTGGATGGTATCGGCATCGGTTTTTATGACCTGCAGCCAGTGGCATCTACAATAAACACATTGGCTGGTGCTTTATACAAGGTATTTAGTGCCTCAGCTGATAAAGCAAGGGAGGAAATGAGGGAAGCATGTTTCGATTATTTGAGCTTAGGAGGTGCATTTTCCGAGGGACCGATATCTCTACTCTCCGGTCTAAACCCGCATCCTATAAGCCTAGTGCTACATTTCTTCGCCGTGGCAATATACGGTGTTGGCCGTTTGTTACTTCCATTTCCTTCTCCCACACGCATCTGGACTGGGGCTCGATTGATTTCGGTTGGCATCTAATCTatcttcttgtttcttttacGAATCGTGTTTCACCACAATCCATGATGTTTTTTGCTTATAATAATCCGTATTTTCAGGGTGCATCGGGCATCATCTTCCCTATTATCCGAGCTGAAGGAGTTAGACAAATGTTTTTCCCTGCAACTGTGCCTGCATATTACAGAGCTCCTCCAGTTGATTAATTTGAAGAACAATGGAAAATTTCAGAGCAAACCAAGCTTTATTTTCCTACCTACCAAACACTGAGTTGGAAAATTTGTCACATTCTTTTAATACTTTTTCTAGCTAAGAAACTAAAACAAATGTCCAATAGGAATTATGTAAGCTATTATTTCAGAGAATTCacattatattatcaaaattggCATTACCAATACCTGTGATCTAATACTGCCATCTGCTTTAATAAACAAGATTTTCATGGAAAATCATGATACTTCCATGGAAAAATCGAGATTTTTCTTCCTTATTTGCTTGGCGAATACAGGcggttatttatataaataaaaaggtagTTTTCAGTGAATGTTATAGGATAAATAAGAAGCATTACTAGTCTTTTCTAAGCATAGAATCTGACGAGATATTCCGAGCAATATTACAGAATTGAGAACAAAAATCATAGAAGCATACGGCCTTTGGTCTCCGGTCTGAAACCGAGGTAACCGGTCAAATGCTATTAGATTCAATTGTAAAGCTGCTTGAATCTTCTGCAAGCTTCCAAGACATTCTCCCTGTGACCAAATGCGCTGACTCTGATGAAACCCTCACCGCCAGGTCCGAAACCACTTCCAGGCGTAGTAACAATGTGGGTCTTCTCGAGTATTTCGCTGAACACATCCCATGAGTTACGGCCAGGGAAGTGAACCCACACGTATGGTGCATTCTTTCCTCCATATACTTTAAACCCAAGCGAGTTGAATGTTTCTACTATAATTTTGGTGTTTTCTTTATAGAAGCCGATCACCTCTTGCATGGCCTACGAAGaaacaaaacccaaaatcaGGAGTTTTACTCTTGCATGCTTTGACAATAAAGCGGGCAAGGACACTAACCTCGAGCCCTTCGGGTGAAAGGCAAGCCAAGCCACCAGCTTGGGCAATATTAGATGCACCGTTAAAGCAAGTACAAATGATACGGTTGAAGTCTTTGGCAACAGGGAATCCATCTGAGAACAGAAGCTGTTTTGGAACAACAGTCCAACCAAGACGAACCCCAGTAAACCCAGCATACTTACTAAAAGAAGATGTTTCAATTGCAACCTACAATATCGAATAAGGAAATTTACacatcaattgtatatttatcCTTTAGTTCTCTAGATAACAAGCAGGGGTGAAGGGAACCTCTTTTGCTCCGGGAATTTCAAAGATAGAACGAGGGTTATCGTCTGACATATACATAGCATATGCAGAATCATAGACTATGATAGACCCATTGTCCTTCGCAAACTTAACCAATCGAGTCAATTGCTCTCGTGTTGCAGCAGCACCAGTAGGATTGTTTGGTGAACAGAAGAATATGATATCAGTTCTAGCAACTTTGGATAAATCAGGAAAGAATCCATTCTCGGGTGTACACCTCATATACTCGATATTTCCGTACTTCTCAACATCTTTTTGAAACTGTCCGGTCTGACCCATGATAACGCTGGAATCTACGTAAGCCTGCATTGAATAGCAAAAATTATAGAGACACAAGAAGCTATTTCTTTTACAGCTAAATGTTTCTCTTCCCCACATTccgttattattatttgttttccaCAGGTCTACCTAGGTCaaataaacaaactaaaaaGTCGTTCATGGTAAGAAAAACCATGGAGGCCCTTGAACAAAAAGtcattgcattttgccccctctattaaaaaaatggacaaattagtacttgtacattagatcaaagagcaaattgaactttctgttaaaaattccatccatttcaACTATTAAAAACTGGTTACTATTTGTcagcatgaggtacacatgACATGCCACGTGTCAATATCTAGTTATTCCTACAACCTCGCcagtttttaataatacaaatagataaaatttttaatagaaaatatcaatttgctctttgatttactATACAGgtactaatttgcccatttttttagtagaggaaaaatacaatctaactcttaatacaggggcctccatggtacttttaccatcGTTCATTGAAGCTTCATACACCAGGGAACCAGACCAACTAAACATGACATGAAAAAAGTAGATTGAAAAAGATTTGACATATTAAGACAACAAAGAAAAGTTACCGGGTATGACGGGTCTTGCACTGCCATTGTGACACTAGATCCAAAAACAACCTGGCCAAAAGCAAAACCGCAACCCCCAAGATTATTTCGGATAGACAagttaaaatactaataataaaagaaatctcACAACTAAATCAAACCTGAAGGCGAGATATGTCACATTTAGCACCATCTGAGACAAAAATATCATCATCCTCAATGCCAAGGTTGCGATAGAACGTTGAAGCAAGTGCAGCTCTCAATGCCTGCACAAATTAACATTAAGGTTGTATTTTGAAACTTAATATTTCACATCTAAACATAATAAATGCCATTTATAACACTAGTGAACTTATTTATAGTCCCAATTAAATCCAATTGGGGCCTTTAATTTGtggtttgaaaataatttatgcGTACTACTAATAAAACCAAACCATAACTTCATTAATGAGCTTCAACTTTGAAGTATACGATTTACGATAAAGACTCAAAACGGCATACCTTTTCACCTTGTTCAGCTCCATAACCACTGTAACCCTCCAGCGTAGACAATGCATGAGACCTCTgccaaatagaaaataattcaaatgaATATCAGGCCCTACTTGTAAATGTATTTTTCTTTAACCCTATTACATAAGCTTGAATAGATTTTGATGATAGAAGTGAGAAACCTCAGGTAGAAACCAATATTGAGCcgtaaattgacaaaaaaaaaaaaaaacaaggaatACTTACCTTAGACATTGCAGACGTAATAACATCTGGAATAGGTTCAGTAGTATCACCGATTCCAAGGCTTATCACTTGTGCATTCGGGTACTTGAGCAAGTGTGCAGCCCTTCTCCTGGCAAcctattacaaaaatattaaaaaagtacACTCAAGAGCAAATAAATGGAACTCGAGAAAACCGACTGAGCAAACCATGTCTTCTTATAAAAACCAATGGCAAACATAATCAGTATCTTGAGggaaaagtttatatataacatCAATGACAACAAAGAAAAGCATTAGACACAATGAGAAATGACACGGACCTCTGGAAACAGGTAACCAGCTTGAAGCTTAGCTATGTTCGCATTGCGAGAAACTTTAGTTTTGTAAGCTTCAAAACAAACAGAAACCATAATTCAGTCataaaattattcaagtttaaaaGCACTTATTGAAAATTAAGTCATTTGTGCAACTACTCATGAATTGAACAGTTTGTTCTCAGTAACATTACCAACTCAACTAgctttaaaacaacaaaaattaaaatattaacataccaaaaaaagcaataataatgaaaagttATAAGAATGATCACCATTTTGTTGTTCCTGAGGAGTGGCAACACATTTAACTATATTGATGTTTTTCAATGGAACTGAAACACTCTGGGTTCTGCAGCATTGTaccaataaataaaaacccaacaaaagaaattaaaaaataaaataagaacattgtttaatgataaaatgaaagagaactgggttttttgttttctcaGAAACCAAacagaagaaaatcaaaagggaaaaaatagtACCTTGAATTGAAACTGGTTGGAGCCAAGTAAgtagatgaagatgaagaaatcATTGAAGTTGATAGATTGTTCATCAGAGACATTTTCAgattttttccccctttttttcccCTCCGAAATTAATGGAAAAAGCTGCTTCTTTTTTATGCGGCCAAATAACCACAAATGTGATGCCTTCACGATTATAGGCCGAAGCTGATATTAAACCCTAACGGGCTAACCCTAATAATTGGGCTCTTCGAGAGTCAACGTAGTCAAAATTAATTACTTTCACGCACCTTATACCACGTCATGTAGGGCCCAATTTTTGTCTTGTTATTATCCGACGTGGAGGACACCCTTCCCACgcgaaataaaggaaaataacatttacgcgctaattttaaaataaataaatatatacatactatTTAGGAAAAGTGAAAAAGCCTTCACCTTCAATCCAGAATAAATTTTGGATTAGGGTTTTCGATTTCAAAGGAGAAAAGCGGTGTGGTTGCTTAAATTGATCCGGATTTTCACTTTGGATTTCGCATTAGCCGTTTAATTGATTGGGTAAGTTTActgattttattgtttttgatgtttattttgctTAGAAATCTTATTGTTCAAGTTGTTTGTGAGgcaaaaaaaaaggggttttaatttcatttttggggGCTTTTCGATATGAACTGCTGgtttttaattgggttttgaGGATAATGAaaaagggattttttttttcctgtgCCGATGCGTGTCGATTAGGATAAATGTATTGAACTATGGCttggataattaaaattttatgttgtttatatTTGGTGTTGGGGCTGTTAGTCTTCCATGCTAAAATCTCTGGGTTTTCTTTGGAGAAATCAAGAGAGCCTAGTTTTCATATTTGATCATAGCTTTTTAATGGgtattgattgttttttttgttcaaatttgtGTTTTCCATGAGAAATCTGTTAAAGTCATCTGGGTTTTAATATGCTATTGCAGCTTAAATGGATTTGGAAACTGAAAACAGAATAGCAGCTATTCTGTTAAAAGAGGCAGCCGAACTGAAACGGCAAGCGGACAAGGAAGGTGTTCATGTTTATCTTCAGCAGCCAAAAGTAAGGGGTCGGCCAAATTCGCGCTTCCTCACCGCTACTGTGCTTGGTGTACAGCAAGGTTTGTTATCCCATTCTTCTATTAAGCTTGCATTTTCTAATAGTAGAGCGAGTTTAGGTTAAGGTTAGTAACAACAGTGACTAGTTTTATGAATTCTCATAAATTCGAATACGAGTGTATGAAAGAACTGAGGGATCTTTTACATACCTTAAACTAATGATGATTAGGTTCTCCTTGAAAGCACAAGTATGGTACACGTGAATCTAATTGATTAGTAGAAAATAAGATGGCAGTTTCCCCTTTTGGATTTTATTGCTAATGCATGTATGCTGTGTGTGCTTGTTTCTTTCCCTTCTTTCTCAGCTAACCGAGCTGTTGAAGTGAATGAGATGTGGCGAGTTCGACAAAAGGAGCTTGAATTAAACGATAGGCTAAAAGGAAGATCAAAAAAAGATACCAGCCACAGCAGGAGTTATGGGGACACTAGCAATTCCTCCATAAGAACCAGTGGGAAGCATGAGAGTGATTTTAGTGCTTCATGCTCATC of Gossypium raimondii isolate GPD5lz chromosome 3, ASM2569854v1, whole genome shotgun sequence contains these proteins:
- the LOC105795485 gene encoding squalene monooxygenase SE1 translates to MAYEYIFGIFACFLGFVLFYYNTRTNKTAAAAASTVVSARNGEGTEGTATDIIIVGAGVAGAALAYTLGKDGRRVRVIERDLNEPDRIVGELLQPGGYLKLIELGLEDCVDEIDAQRVFGYALFKDGKNTKLSYPLENFHSDVAGRSFHNGRFIQRMRHKAASLPNVSLEQGSVTSLIEEKGTVKGIQYKTKDGQEFMAYAPLTIVCDGGFSNLRRSLSNPKVDVPSCFVGLILENCELPHANHGHVIIADPSPILFYPISSTEIRCLVDVPGQKVPSVSNGEMAHYLKTMVAPQIPPQLYTAFITAVNKGNIRTMTNRSMPAAPQPTPGALLLGDAFNMRHPLTGGGMTVALSDIVLLRDLLRPLHNLHDASALCRYLESFYTLRKPVASTINTLAGALYKVFSASADKAREEMREACFDYLSLGGAFSEGPISLLSGLNPHPISLVLHFFAVAIYGVGRLLLPFPSPTRIWTGARLISGASGIIFPIIRAEGVRQMFFPATVPAYYRAPPVD
- the LOC105795486 gene encoding LL-diaminopimelate aminotransferase, chloroplastic, encoding MSLMNNLSTSMISSSSSTYLAPTSFNSRTQSVSVPLKNINIVKCVATPQEQQNAYKTKVSRNANIAKLQAGYLFPEVARRRAAHLLKYPNAQVISLGIGDTTEPIPDVITSAMSKRSHALSTLEGYSGYGAEQGEKALRAALASTFYRNLGIEDDDIFVSDGAKCDISRLQVVFGSSVTMAVQDPSYPAYVDSSVIMGQTGQFQKDVEKYGNIEYMRCTPENGFFPDLSKVARTDIIFFCSPNNPTGAAATREQLTRLVKFAKDNGSIIVYDSAYAMYMSDDNPRSIFEIPGAKEVAIETSSFSKYAGFTGVRLGWTVVPKQLLFSDGFPVAKDFNRIICTCFNGASNIAQAGGLACLSPEGLEAMQEVIGFYKENTKIIVETFNSLGFKVYGGKNAPYVWVHFPGRNSWDVFSEILEKTHIVTTPGSGFGPGGEGFIRVSAFGHRENVLEACRRFKQLYN